TTAGTATTATTCGACTTTTCtcgaaatgttttcgtctgtaaaacaaATAATTACTCCAAAAAATAAAGGATTCAAACTATttgaaatgaacattgacagatgagtaCATATTgtggcgtctacaaggacaataccaatttggtgataatacacactgggcaggaaaacagtacattatttcaattaattataccgatGTGtttatgtaaaaaacaaaaaaaacaaaagttgtcCGGGCGTTAAAGAGGACACTTACCATTATCGTTAGcctaatgcgaatgctatgaTAACGCTACGACttgcatttagtgtgtgatgatcactcagcacagacctttcaaggctaaagcaacattgcatattctctgacaaaataagaaaacaaatcttaccgtgtgggcAAGCCCAGCAGCACGtcacataaatgacaaaaccaaatactgctacgatgcaagctaacTACACGTAAAATGTCCGACGTTGTGAACCTGTCAAAGAAACTGTGGTGCATTTTCGTttcgttgtcgtctcgtcagacgaaaactggcatcagtttcgttatgttttcatctcccaaaacacgtttttagctcgttatagtCTCATcaccgtcatgaaaaaaatgttcgttgacgaaatattttcttgATAGTCATcaatgacgaaaacaacactgcttttaaccaagaatcgagagtgttttacgtccatgtctatgaagaattcggggatttaagcatttattcaaaagaattttcacaggaaaagctgtgtttacatcaggtggccgctagctacattcactaacagactagcattgtacttcgacatatttacggaaattaaatgttaactgcacgtttttttttagcttttaaccaagaatcgagaccgttttacgtccatatcgaaaAGAAGtcggagatttaagcatttattcacaagaattttcaccggaaaagctctgtttacatcctgCGGCCGCTAGATACATTCACTAACATATTAGcaatgtacttcgacatatttacgtaaaataaatgctaactgcacgttttttttgtttgcttttaaccaagaatcaagactgttttacgtccatatctataaagaattcagggatttaagcatttattcacaagaattttcactggaaaagctctctttacatatggcggccgccacattgactgacagactagcatcgtacttcgacatgcttacataaaaataaatgcgaattgcacgtttttatttatttatttattgcttttaaccaagaatcaagactgttttacgtcattatctataaagaatttggggatttaagcatttattcacacgaattatcaccggaaaagctctttgtctgtgattccactcggtcagctttgacgcctATTTATCAGCCCCGCGccctgtgtcatgtcaatacattatgaagtctatgggctgcgttcagactgcagCAATATCTGATACCAATCGGACAATTgttatggtcttatgacagtcttatggcgctactgtcaaataaagtgttccaaaTAATATAACTAGCAACtaatgaaacaagtggaacagtaactgaagaaataattaacacagaacatgaatttggattgttatttacatccgtggcgctgcaatgcatgctaggaggcatgctggacgaCAACATTGTTGGCAGCAGAGGTagaccgtctcccccaagggagcaatgatggccaaatgaagcttcgttcaaagcttcatggtggttcatttgatctcaTAAGTCTTAGGATGtaactgtcaaatgaagtgttaccggataatatattttggtgtaaatatccataATAgagctgcgacttatagtccagtgcgtcttagctacaaacaaatgccgttttcgtgtcaaatttagtgggtggcggcttatagtctgaaaattactgtACTTGATTAAACAGCATGTTCCAAATGCTAATGGTAATCTGCTATGGGTTCACTGACATCATAtttgtactttattttcactttttattatattttaggtCTACTGTCGCTTTCATTTGTGTTTATGAACTGTTAAATGAGAGGATCACTACTCGGAGAAGATATTGAACGCACAAGAGTTTAGTGGGCATGTGGAAACCAGAGCAAAAATAATGTTATTAAAGCTAGAAAGACAACCTGGTAGCTGCTCAAAGAGGGGCAAGGAAAGAGTAGTGAATGTCGTGAGTACTATTCCATTGTAAGGCTGTGTTTAGACTGGAGGCATACTTGATTCCAATTGGATTCCTCCTAAAATCTGATTGACTGTTCACACTctaagtgtccaaatcagatccGGGCCACACCTTGTCCAAATCTGATATAAAACTACCTCCCGTACGGCCTTGTTCAAACTGGCAGCTAAAATCggatttttagcccatccagattAAAACCGGATGTCTTTTTTTGTAGTGTGAACAGGCACAAGAAGTACTCAAAACCAGTTCACATCCTTCCAAAAGTTAGAGGGTGCCGGAGCATTTTAAACGCTTGCTCAGAGCGTTCAAAGGGCTTCTTACGGCCAGATGCAAAATGTGACCGCGGTGTGTTACAACCAGGCTTTCAATCATGGCTCCATTGACATTTATTGATCGCGACGGTTGTCAAAACTATTGAAACGAAACGTATCAGGAATGGTCAAAGGAACTGAAAGATAGGCAACAAATGCTGACTTAAGAATTAGCTGTTTTCACATAGTAGGAAATGAATGTGTGATCAAGCAGATTTAATGTAATGTTATTTCCAAGTCTGGGTTAGTTAACTCACTAATGAACAAAGTCAATTATTTTAATGGCGCATTAAAATCAGAGCCAACACAGGCTCACTCAGTGTGCTATTTGTTTATACTGttttttacagtggtatgaaaaagtatttgaaccttttggaatttctcatatttctgcataaaatcaccatcaaatgtgatctgatctttgtcaaaatcacacagatgaaaatacagtttgttttaactaaaacactcaaacattcataggttttcatattttaatgaggatagcatgcaaacaatgacaggacggggaaataagtaagtgaaccctttgcctaaggagacatatactgtatatagatagatagatagatagatagatagatagatagatagatagagagattgattaaaaccaatttttaccgaaCAATTTAAGTTAGGTGTGTGCACTGATGAGTAGTTTAAATGTGCCCTGTCCACTATGAAACTCACACCTGGTAATAATTGTCTTGattagaagcattgtctgatgtgcatcataacTGGGTGAAAacggctgtctgaagacctgcgattaaggattgttgatttgtataaagctgggaaaggatacaaaacggtctctaaaagtctggatattcatcaatcgacagtcagagatgttgtctacaaatagagaatgtttgacactgttgcttttctcccaaaaagtggctgtgcaccaaagatgatgccaagatttcagcgcagaatactcagagaggttaaaaagaaccctagagtgtctgataaaaacttacagaaatcactgccagagtccaatatttctgtgctcacatcaactatatgtaaaattatggccaagaatggtgttcatgggaggactccacggaggaagccagtgctgtctaaaaaaaacattgttgcccgtttaatgttcgtaaaaagccacttggacacgccacagaagttttggcaagatattttgtggactgatgaaaccaaattgtttgggagaaacacaaaatgtcatgtgtggaggaaaaattgaacagctcaccaacatcaacgccTAATCCCCACTGTGTAGCATGGTGGACggcgcatcatgatttggggctgttttgttgcctcggggcctggatgacttgcaatcattaatggaagaatgaattcaaaagttttgcaggaaaacctgatgccgtctgtcagacagttgaagctaaaaagctgcaacaagacaatgatccaaaacacagaagtaaatcaacttcagaatggtttcagaagaaaaatatacacattctggagtggccaagtcaaagtccagacttgaacctcatgaagatgctgtggcataacctaaagacagcgattcatgccagacatcccaggaatctgactgaactacagcagttttgtgttttgtagagaagaatgggccaagattagtcctgatcgatatgcCGGAGTGATCTGCAGGTAcacgaagcatctggttgaagttattgctgccaaagaggagccacaaaatattaaatggatTGGTTCACTAACTTAATtttccctttctgtcattgttttcatcctatcttcattaaaataggaaaacctatcaatgtttgggtggttttagtcaaagcagtttttttcatctgtgtgattttgacaaatatcagatcacatttgatggtgattttacgcagaaatgtgagaaattccaaaaggttcagatactttttcataccactgtaagtagcGTTACAAACTTTATTTTACTGAGGGGATGCACAGAATCGGGTATGCTATTCATTATTTCTTACAgttcttaggtcaaaaatgtcttaaaacgatcaaaatagttgttggTTAGTCAATTAATCGTGGCAATTATTGATCAGGGtggtgttttttcattttcaaagtcCAATTTTGCCAAAGTGATGTTCAAGTGCTGTGTCCCCACTAGTTCTTTTTGCATTGTCTCAGAGCGCTGATGCCTGAACACTGAGCCGGGATCAATGGTGACCCTTCCCACCATCCTCCACTCAGACCTTGAAGTGTGGGGGGAAGGTAAAAGGAAAAAATGCCGGGAGGAGGGGCTACGTACCCCTCACAACTGCTCGCGCGAGCCTTACCAGCGGGTTTCATGTAATAAGCCTCGATGTCTGCCATGTCCGTGTGCAAGGCGTGATCCAGGTAACTGTGGATGACTTTCCCGCTGTAGTAGTAGCGCGCGCCCATGAGCGCTAGCGGCGCGCAGCAGGTGAGCGCCAAGGATTTGGTCACGTAAAAGCACATCACTGCAAAAATTGTCAGAAAAGCATTTGTTAGttgtacaaaaacaaaaaaaaaattatttgactcacAAACTCAAGTGATTGTTTTGTTTcactatttgaattaaaaatttgttaacaaaacctgttttagatccttaaaataatttgatgtttATTGCTAGGAATCAGTTGATTAATAATATCATAAATTAATCTATGAActcgttagttcgaataatcgagtcatcggattaCGAACATTAAATGTGTTTCGGAATCAATTTAGGAGAGAAAATATGGGCTTACTAACATCGCACTCTCAAAAGAgcatttaacatttaaaaatacattaaaatacctaattttgcctcaaacagtattagaaaaaaaatgatctaagtacaacaaaagaacaattggctaacttgtatagcaaagtaagctagcttaaatgctataaaatgctaactttttcttCAAACGttcccacaaaataaaaaaacggccaaatatacctacgaattaaattacaaatgcataaaaaaaccatTGGCTTATGTtgctcttaacagggagcagctggattcagccatgttaaatgaggtatgtcatattcactgttgcaactagagggcagtgtatccacccaattaaactaattgcaaacactttcaaaaccattataacgccactcttaactaaacgaatactcgatgtagcaaaatttgattctgaGCTATTTTGATAAATTGactagtaatcgattaatcattgaacTAGCTAGTTCGCATAATcaagtaatctgataaggaacataaaaaattaaaatacctgagctgagcctcaaacggtacaaaaaaaataataaataaggatctcagtacaacaaaagaacaattggctaacctacatggcaaaagtccgctagcttaaatgctataaaatgctattttttgcttcttccaaaCACATGtgccttaaaaaaacaaaaacggccaaatatacatataaattaaattacgactgcataaaaaaacaaattagcttatgttggtcttaacagggagcagctggattttgccatgtgaaatgagttgtatTCACTGTTTCCACTAGAGGGTGGTGTATCCaccagtgctgcaacaattaaccgattaactcgagtagtttgattagagaaaaaaaagactaaattttgctgcttcgagtattcgttaaaAGTGACAtaacggtttgttttgaaagtgtttgcattcagttttattgatttgcgtGGACATGCTCCACTTTCGtgtcaacagtgaatatgacataactcatttcacatagctgaatccagatgctccctgttaagaccaacataagtttttgtctgAGCTAATGTTTCTTTaatacatttgtaatttagtttataggtttatttagacattttttgtgggaatatgtgtttgaacaattaagagcattgtttaaaaaaacaaaaacaagttagcattttatagcatttaagctagccaattgttctttttttgagcttggatcctcatttagttgttttttttataccatttgagtttcagcttaggtattttatttttttatgttcctgatccgattactcaattattcgaagtaGTTGATCGATTAAATGACTCAAATAATCGGTAGCTCCAGCCCTTGTGAAATGGGTTATATTattttcactgttgccactagaggtcagtgtatcaacccaaataaattcaaataaatgttAGAATCTTtttttgatgtctaatatttacttaaaaaaaacgacttgaaaaaattattcactagtatattttaaactttcaaacaaattatgtcaaaatgaaaaaaaatagtggttgtaaataggtcacggatatctacctcataactatcacttaattgtatttttttgttactgtcgcatttcccccccgatattttagatgacaaataatcaatccaaacaaagaaaaatttaaaaaacaaagtttaaaaggataaatatttgaaaaagaaaatcttgaccactccttaatgtctgcgatttctgcatcgcgacccttgttatattactgtgtttcacccataaaatccccaaaaagctgtgtcttgacacttggtgaaacATGCTCCACTGAGTTTTATgcgataatatttcgttaaaatcatggtgtctttaattatgctctcacctcaagttagggtgtaacatttttttttctttaaaaatgctttcctattcaaaaattttcttcccccagaaaataattttaagctttccaacaatgtatcaaacatgcatgtaagacaattttgaaatctggccaaattgggggtctcagagcagaattagtcacctgagtgttttccgccatatatatccctgacaaaagttttgtcgcttatccattttgtacaaACAAATGCAcagaacctgacttttaattattgaattggtttcagaaatggctcatatgaaagctaagaccctcccaaatgatgttgaatatacaaaaatatatttgtttcactgaaaaaagatttatcatttaatgaagacataaaggtccaattttggtaagacaaaagttttgtcgcccacAGAAAGTGGTgtgaaaattgaagaaaaaatgtacttcaaatacaaaaatatgttatataacataagcgaattaactaGTGGTGCTGtgggatccaaatttaatattttgtatgacttccatgggcttgaaggactgcatccatgcggttcggcaaggattcatacagtcttgcatgcctcccagagttcatcaacattcttgggtttcgtcttccatgcttcctctttcatcctgttcatgtctggtgactgggctggccagtcctggaggattttgatcttctttgccttcagGAATTTTGAGGtaaagattgaagtatgcataatttgtccctttttattgaatgtaagaggcagctaagatttgttgatatttcagactatttatgttgcctcccaccctgcagatctcacacacccccatactgaatgtaaccccagaccatgattttgccaccaccaaacttcactgttttctgagtgaatctcagatccatgcgggatccagtaggtctcctgcaatatttgcggcgagtgtggtgtaattcaatggaagattcatctgaaaaatccaccttttgccacaaaacagtgaagtttggtggtggcaaaatcatggtctggggttacatccagtatgggggtgtgcgagagatctgcagggtggaaggcaacatagtctgaaatatcaacaaatcttagctgcctcttacattcctaaccaaaaaaagggacaaattctgcagcaggatggtgccccatcgcatacttcaatctctacctcaaagttcctcaaggcaaagaagatcaagatcctcaaggactggccagcccagtcaccagacatgaacatcattgagcatgtctggggtaggatgaaagaggaagcatggaagacgaaacccaagaatgttgatgaactctgggaggcatgcaagactgctttttttgatgttcctgatgacttaataaattgtttgaatccttgccgaagcccatggaagtcatacaaaatattaaatttgcatctcacagcaccactacttaattcgcctgTTATGTAACAGATTTttatatttgaagtacattttttgatcaattttcacactactttctgtaggcgacaaaacttatgtcttgccaaaatttgacctttgtgTCTTAAATGATGatgattaaatgataaatctttttcagtggaacaaatatatttttgttagggctgtcaatattattgcgttaacgggcggtaattaatttttaaaattaatcacgttaaaatatttgacgcaattaacgcacattctTCGCTCAAgatagatttaaatgtcagtacagtgaaatgcccgcttgttaattgtgttttatggagttttgctgccctctgctggcgcttgggtacgactgattttataggcttcagcacccatgagcattgtgtaagtaattattgacatcaacaatggcggcctacaagtttatttttagattgaaaattttacaaatgttattaaaacgaaaacattgagaggttttaatataaaaattctataacttgtactaacatatcttttaggaactacaagtctttctatccatggatcgctttaacagaatgataataatgttaatgccatcttgttgatttattgttataataaacaaatacagtccttatgtaccgcatgttgaatgtatatatctttccattccaacaataagttacagaaaaaaaagtttgaattgcgattaatcacgattaattaatttttaagctgtatttaactcgattaaaaattttaatcgtttgacagccctaatttttgtacattcaacattatttgggagggtcttagctttcatatgaggcaTCTCTGAAaccaatttaataattaaaagtcaggttatgagcaattgtttctacaaaatggatacgcgacaagacttttgtcagggactgtacatgcaatgacactttttggccaccaaggggagcctggcccccccttaaacccCGCTTATGGTCGCCGTCAATGGTCAATGAGTTCATATATGAAAAACGTTAAAGCAGTGAAAATGTTCTTGGATTGAGTGTTGTAATTTGACAAAGTATGCGTGGTTAAGGTAAAAACagcttttattattttcttggtTTTAAAAGCAACTGTGGTTCGTTCGATTCCCGTTCCAATTGGCTCATTCATTCCAGGCCTGGGCGCCGTTAGCGCGCGTGCGCAGTGCGTCCGCCCGTGTCTTTTGTTGCAACAAATTCGGACTGGGTGCGTCAAACACCTGTGGAACGATTAAGGGGGGAACGATTCCTCTTACCTGTGAGAAAAGCGTAGAAAAACTGCGTTCGGGGCTGCTGCGCCAGCCCCCGAAACGCCGTGTTGGGGATCCTTTCCATGATGCCCTCGTAAAAGATGCGGCGCACCTCCTCCTGGTCTCCGCGCTCGAACTCGCGGATCAACACCGCGTCGCGCCTGCTGGCCGATGAGTCCTTAGCCTCGCCGGCGCTCCACATCATGGGCTCCTTTATGCTCCCGGGTATAGCATCGTGTTCGTCCGCAACTATTTTAGTCTCGCAAACCATTTTGGGAGACGAACAATGCATGCAAGTGGCCGCCGAGTAGACCCCCTCCAAGTAATTTCCAAAGAAATTGGATGAAAGTGAAAAGAAGAGATGATGGATGGGGAGGAGAGTGGAGACGAAAGGGGTGTGGGGTGGGGAGGCTCTGCTGAGATTCTGGCGACCGAGACTCGCCGGTTCGCCACCAGCTCTATTTATAGGCGTGGCGAGGCAGGGAGGTCCGCGCGTCGATTGGTGGAAGCCGCGAGATGCTGATGGCGGAGGAGGGTGTCGTC
This sequence is a window from Corythoichthys intestinalis isolate RoL2023-P3 chromosome 13, ASM3026506v1, whole genome shotgun sequence. Protein-coding genes within it:
- the nat8l gene encoding N-acetylaspartate synthetase, encoding MHCSSPKMVCETKIVADEHDAIPGSIKEPMMWSAGEAKDSSASRRDAVLIREFERGDQEEVRRIFYEGIMERIPNTAFRGLAQQPRTQFFYAFLTVMCFYVTKSLALTCCAPLALMGARYYYSGKVIHSYLDHALHTDMADIEAYYMKPAGSCFWVAVLDGRVVGIVAAQGHEDDNAVELRRMSVDSRYRGKGIAKALGRRVLEFAVRNNYAAVVLGTTAVKMAAHKLYESLGFRRTGRNEDYRLPGTSRSAPERLFFQIRYSRYRLQLREE